The Dyadobacter sp. 676 DNA window AACTTTTATGTCGAAGCAAAGGAATCCAAGCAGGCTTCCTTATAAGTCCCAGCATTCCATAATCAGCAGATCACCCTTCTGTGCGGAAACCCTGACCATGCCGTCGGCCTCGGCTTCGTTACTGCTGCCGGTCCTGTATCCCATTGTCAGGGTTTCGTTATTCAAGTTATATTTCAAACCACTGGTTTCAATTCCCTCAACCGCGCCCACGGGAATCAAAGATATGGGTGTTCCGGCAGTGTACCATTTCTCAAAAGTGCCTGTGAGGGGGAATATTTTGGAATAATCGTCGAGCAGCACCAGCTTGATTTGATCCTTATAACGAACCAGGTCAGTAATATTGGTAATCGCATGATCCGCCCGGCGTCCGGTGGCCCACACGATATTCGCGGCCGGGAAACCTCTTTCAATCAAAAACTCAATGGCCTTGTTCAGGTCCGTTTTGTCCTGATCCGGCGTATTCACGATCTCCAAAGGATGCTGCCGCTCACGGATCGTCTCAAAATCATGCGCGACATCGAAATCTCCCAGCCAGGCATCCACTTTAATCCCAAGGCCCAGCACCCGGTAAATGGCGTGGTCCAGCACAACGATGTAGGGGTTCCATTCCAGTAATTGTCCCAACAATTCCGGAGAACAGGATTCTCCATTAGCGATAATTAAAGCAGGCTCCTGCTTCTCCCGAACGATGTGGTGTGACGACATTAATTACAATTTATTCTTTACAAGGGTTACCAGCTCCGTGAGGACGCCGTGGACTTGGACGAGCTGATCTTCGAGCCGATCCAAGCGACGTTCAATTTTCTCGAACCGAAGCTCCATTTGCTCGAAACGCTGATCGATCTGTTCAAAACGACGATCGATCTCTTCGAAACGACGATCGATCTGTTCAAAACGCTGATCAATATGGTCGAACCTTGCGTCGTGTTCAGCCAGCTTAACTTCAATGCGGTCAACCCGCTCTTCCAAACGCTCAAAGCGGCGATTGATTTTTCCAAATTCTTCCCGCATTTCAGCAAAACCGCGATCCACACGCGCCGTCAACGATGCTAATCCTTCTGCTACCATCTCGATTTGTTTTCCATGCTCGTTGGTAATGTTTTCCAGCTGTGCCAGTCTTTCTTCTACGTACATAAGATCTCGTTAGTATGTGAAACAATGAACCCGACACCACCACATGGAAGTGCTCGCCTATTTAGACGTCCATTTATTAAAAAAGTAACGAGAAACGTGAGAATTTTTAAACACCCAATGCCTTGGCCTCGTTCCAATACACATCCATCTCTTCCAGCGTCATATCCGATAGCGACTTACCAGCCGCACGGGCGGCTTCTTCCAGATATTGAAACCGGCTGATAAACTTTTTATTGGTCCGCTCCAACGCGGTCTCGGGATTGATATCTACAAATCTTGAGTAATTCACCAGCGAAAACAGCAAATCGCCAAATTCTCCCTCGGCTTCTTTCTGATCGATTACATCGGCGGTTTCTATGTTAAAGTTCCGCTTGAATTCATGCAGTTCCTCTTCCACTTTCGCCCAAACCTGCTGCTTTTCGTCCCAATCAAAACCTACGCCCCTCGCCTTTTCCTGAATACGCATTGCCTTTACGAGCGCGGGCAGGGACGCGGGCACACCCGAAAGCACCGATTTATTGCCTTCCTTCAATTTCAGTTTTTCCCAATTCTGCTTGACTGCCTCCTCGGAATCAGCAACAAAATCGCCGTAAATATGCGGATGGCGGGCTATCAGCTTGTTACAAATGCTGTTCAACACATCTCCGATGTCGAAAGTGTACGGTTTCCCGTCCGCTTTTTCCGAGCCGATTTTGGCATAAAACACGATATGAAGCAATACGTCCCCCAATTCCTTTTGAATCTCCGGCAGGTCGTTGTTCAATATCGCATCGGATAGTTCGTAAGTTTCCTCGATCGTAAGATGTCGCAGGCTTTCCATTGTCTGCTTCCGGTCCCAGGGGCATTGCTCCCGGAGCTCGTCCATGATTGTCAGCAAACGGTCAAATGCCATAAGCTGTTGCTGGCGGCTTTCCGGCAAATCACTGAATTGTTTTTCCATACCGCAAAGATACGGTGAAACCGTTATTGCCCCGGCACCGGCGGTAATTTAAAGGTCGTCTGGATGAGGTTGCTGGTGCATTTGGCTACAATGCGCCCCTGGGCATTGAAAAGCCGGCCTTCTACGTGTATAATATTTTTCCCCGCCCGCACTATCTCGGATTTCGCTGTCAGTACGTCTCCGGTTACAGCCGGGCTAAGAAAATCACAGTTAAGATTGACGGACGCGAACCCGAATTCCCGGCCTATTGCATAAACCATCGTTCCGACGACATCGTCGAGGATAGTCGCCGCGATGCCGCCATGCAACGTGCCCATCGGGTTGCACATGTCCTCCCGCACAAGGTATTCCACCTCCATTGCTCCATCTTCAATGGCTATGAGTGTGCCGTTCAGCCATTTGGCCACGGGAGAAAAATGCCGGTCCATAGACTTGCCGATGAATTGCCGGAGAAAAGACAGCCGCTTGCTTTCCGTCTGCGGCTGGGGGAGCGAGTGTGTGTTCATGGATTTGACGGTTTATATTGAATTAAAGTGAATTTCTAAAAATAGTAATTATCGTAGAAAAATTGATGGCTGGAAGTCAATGCCATGGATTTTATTGTTACGTATCGAAGGTTATTACTACCTTTGCCGGAGTTTTTTGCCAGAGATAAATGCTTACTCATATATGAATTTTACGTTATCGCAGGTTCCCGAGCGTTCCCAGAAACCGAGGACAAAAGGACTTACCATGGTGATGGATAAAGGGCTGAGTGTCAGGGAAACCGAAGATATGCTATCCTCCGCCTCGCCCTACATCGATATCGTAAAACTAGGATGGGCAACTTCTTTTGTAAGCCCTAATTTAAACGAAAAGTTGGCTGTCTATAAAAGTGCCAACATACCGGTATATTTCGGAGGAACATTGTTCGAGGCATTCGTGGTCAGGAACCAGTTTGACGATTACCGTAAATTACTTGATAAATACGGCCTTACCCACGCGGAAGTTTCCGACGGCTCCATCGAAATGCCGCAGGAGGTTAAATGCGAGTACATTCATACACTTTCCAAACAAGTTACCGTTCTCTCAGAAGTAGGCTCCAAGGATGAAAACAAGATCATCCCTCCCTACAAATGGATCCAGCTCATCAAATCGGAATTGCAGGCTGGTGCCTGGAAGGTGATTGGCGAGGCGAGGGAATCGGGAAACGTTGGTTTGTTTCGTGCGAGCGGCGAAGTGCGCCAGGGGCTTGTAGAAGAAATCCTTACGGAGATCGCATTTGAGGACATGATTTGGGAGGCGCCCCAAAAGTCGCAACAAGTATGGTTCGTAAAGCTCTTGGGCGCTAATGTCAATCTCGGAAATATCGCTCCGAGTGAATTGATTCCCCTCGAAACCATCCGCCTCGGTCTTCGAGGCGACACATTCAACCACTTCCTGAACGCCAAAACCAAGCAGAAGTGGAAAATCGATTCCAAATAAGTGCAGGGACCATAAAACAGATTGTCAACTTAACGAATAGCTATGGAATTTCTAACTCAGTTCATTGATTTCTTCCTCCACCTGGACAAGCATTTGTTCAACATCGTGGAGCAATACGGTACACTCACTTATGTCATTCTGTTTTTAATCGTCTTCACAGAAACCGGCCTTGTA harbors:
- a CDS encoding thiamine diphosphokinase, with amino-acid sequence MSSHHIVREKQEPALIIANGESCSPELLGQLLEWNPYIVVLDHAIYRVLGLGIKVDAWLGDFDVAHDFETIRERQHPLEIVNTPDQDKTDLNKAIEFLIERGFPAANIVWATGRRADHAITNITDLVRYKDQIKLVLLDDYSKIFPLTGTFEKWYTAGTPISLIPVGAVEGIETSGLKYNLNNETLTMGYRTGSSNEAEADGMVRVSAQKGDLLIMECWDL
- the mazG gene encoding nucleoside triphosphate pyrophosphohydrolase produces the protein MEKQFSDLPESRQQQLMAFDRLLTIMDELREQCPWDRKQTMESLRHLTIEETYELSDAILNNDLPEIQKELGDVLLHIVFYAKIGSEKADGKPYTFDIGDVLNSICNKLIARHPHIYGDFVADSEEAVKQNWEKLKLKEGNKSVLSGVPASLPALVKAMRIQEKARGVGFDWDEKQQVWAKVEEELHEFKRNFNIETADVIDQKEAEGEFGDLLFSLVNYSRFVDINPETALERTNKKFISRFQYLEEAARAAGKSLSDMTLEEMDVYWNEAKALGV
- a CDS encoding PaaI family thioesterase, producing the protein MNTHSLPQPQTESKRLSFLRQFIGKSMDRHFSPVAKWLNGTLIAIEDGAMEVEYLVREDMCNPMGTLHGGIAATILDDVVGTMVYAIGREFGFASVNLNCDFLSPAVTGDVLTAKSEIVRAGKNIIHVEGRLFNAQGRIVAKCTSNLIQTTFKLPPVPGQ
- a CDS encoding phosphosulfolactate synthase; this translates as MNFTLSQVPERSQKPRTKGLTMVMDKGLSVRETEDMLSSASPYIDIVKLGWATSFVSPNLNEKLAVYKSANIPVYFGGTLFEAFVVRNQFDDYRKLLDKYGLTHAEVSDGSIEMPQEVKCEYIHTLSKQVTVLSEVGSKDENKIIPPYKWIQLIKSELQAGAWKVIGEARESGNVGLFRASGEVRQGLVEEILTEIAFEDMIWEAPQKSQQVWFVKLLGANVNLGNIAPSELIPLETIRLGLRGDTFNHFLNAKTKQKWKIDSK